A single Populus nigra chromosome 13, ddPopNigr1.1, whole genome shotgun sequence DNA region contains:
- the LOC133670737 gene encoding probable helicase MAGATAMA 3, giving the protein MSVGVISPYNAQVYAIQEKIGKTYSAHSDFAVNIRSVDGFQGGEEDVIIISTVRCNANGKIGFLANRQRVNVALTRARHCLWILGNGATLVNSDSIWKKLVTDAKERGCFYNAEEDKSLSKAITDAFLESDQLDALLNVNSPLFRNARWKVCVFIFLVSRFFC; this is encoded by the exons ATGAGCGTAGGAGTCATATCACCGTACAACGCTCAAGtttatgcaattcaagaaaaaattggAAAGACTTACAGTGCACATAGTGATTTTGCAGTAAATATTCGGTCTGTCGATGGATTTCAAGGAGGCGAGGAGGATGTTATAATTATCTCTACTGTCAGATGTAATGCAAATGGAAAAATAGGTTTCCTTGCCAATCGCCAAAGGGTGAACGTGGCATTGACCCGTGCAAG GCACTGCCTCTGGATATTGGGAAATGGAGCAACTCTTGTCAACAGCGATTCTATTTGGAAGAAATTAGTTACTGATGCCAAGGAACGGGGTTGTTTCTATAATGCCGAAGAGGATAAAAGCTTGTCTAAGGCTATTACGGATGCCTTCTTAGAATCGGACCAACTTGATGCTCTGCTGAATGTGAATTCTCCACTGTTCAGAAATGCAAGATGGAAGgtatgtgtgtttatttttcttgtttctcgATTTTTTTGTTAG